GACCTAGAGAAACCCGAGGTGGAGGTATACGTTGAGGTTAGAGGACGCCAAGTCTACGTCTACCAGGGCATGAGGCCTGGGCCTGGCGGGCTCCCCGTAGGCGTTGAGGGCCGGGCTCTCGTTCTCTTCTCCGGCGGCCTAGACTCTCCAGTTGCGGCATGGTATACGGCTAAGAGGGGCGTCGAGGTTGACCTTCTCCACTTCATACTAGCTGTTCCAGCATCAGCCAGGGATGCCGAGCGTGTCGGTAGGAGGCTAGCAGAACTATGGCTCTACGGGTATAAGCCAAAACTGTTCCTCGTAGACTTTAGGCCGGTAACAGTAACGATAGCTTCAAACACTAGGAGAGGCTATGAGCAGATAGTGCTAAGGCTAGCAATGTACTATGCAGCACAGCTAATAGCCGAGAAGCACGGATATGACGCGGTGGTTACAGGCGAGAGTATAGGCCAGGTTTCAAGCCAGACCCTCAAAAACATGAAAGCGATGGCCCAGGCCTTACCCCTGCGCCTCCCCCTCATAAGGCCCCTGGCTGGCATGGATAAGGAGGAGATAGTAACGGTGTGCAGGAGGATAGGAGTCTACGAGGAAGCAGCAAAAACCAAGGAGTACTGCCAGATAGCGAGAGGTCTAGCAATAACTAGAGCAGACCCAAAGATTCTGAGCGAAGAGTTCGAAAAGGTAAAAGATATTGTTGAAGCTTCACTAGCCACGCTTAAAACTGTCGATCTCGCCTAGCCTCATAATACCTAGCGTGTGGATCGGAGAGTATGGGTGATGGATCAACAATAAGCTCCTCGAGCTTCTGTGCGGGTCTAAACACGACACCCTCAACAAGCCTTGGCGCTCCATGGTTAGCGGCTAGTACTGGGACAACGATTTTCGGCTTCACAAGCAGCTCCAGGGCATAGTTACCCTCTGCAATTCTCCTAGCCTGCCTAGCAAGCTTGGCAGCTATCGCTTCAAGTCTTTCTCCTGCCTCCCCCATTCTAACTATATGAATTGCAAATACTATGCCGTCGCGTCTAGCAACTATATAGTCTACATGTGGTATGCTGGAGACCCTCACTACGCTTGCAACTACTCTTCGAAGGCCGCGGAGCCTAGAGAGGACCTCTTCGACGAGACTGCCACGCTCCAGCGGTTCGGGCTGTGACTCGAAGCCCGTATAGCAGGCTATGTCACCGGAGACTAGGACTATGCCACGGGCTTCAAGCTCGTCAAGTGCCTCTCTAACCTCGCTCAGGGAGAGCCTTGCCCTAGCAGCTATCGTTGCCAGTGAAAGACAGCCCCGGCCGCGCTGGCTAGACTCTCGCAGTACACGCAGCACCCTCGATGCGTGGTCCCGGCCTGGCATACACTACTACCCCGCTATTATGCCTGGAAAGTGGTCAGCAATGAGGCCTCCAGTCATCGCTCCCCAAGCTCTTCACGAAGGACGCGGTCATCATACCCAGGTGCTGGGTAGAGGAGCGCAGGCCCCCTCATCCAGCTGGGCGTCCACAGCGCCCTGTTGGGGGCCCGGCGGCACCCGAGAGGCCCCGGCCACCTGGTATACAGTAAGTCGCAGGTTTCCGGTTTTAGTCTTGGAGTGCTGGGGGCCTCTGGGGCGAGAAGACTCCGCATCCCTTGTTGCTCTACGGTTTTCGGACTCGTCTTCACCGGCCCCCAAGTAGCACTAGGATGGTGGTTAGTGTAGCTATACGCTTTATAGCCTAGGTAAGGCTTTTTACGCGTAGGCCTGGGTTTACGGCTTGATTGGAGGTGTAATGTGCAGTGTCGTTCCCGGCTCCACCAGCGATGATGGGGTATGACCGTAGTACAGCGATGTTCTCTCCTGATGGCCGGCTATTCCAGGTAGAGTATGCTATGGAGGCTGCTAAGCGTGGCTGGACGATGGTGGGTGTTAGGGCTCGCGACGGTGTGGTGATCGTTGCTGAGAAGAAGAAGACAAGCCCGCTAATCGATATTGAGCAGCTGGAGAAGGTCTACATGGTTGACGAGCATATAGGAGCTGGTTTTGTAGGGTTCGGCAGTGATGGTCGCGTGTTGATAGACTATGCTAGGCAGCTAGCGATACAGTACAAGTTCATCTATGGCGAGAAGATACCAGTTGAGTACCTTACCAGGCAGATCTGTGACCTAATGCAGCTCTACACCCAGCATGGTGGCGTGAGACCCTTCGGTGTGACACTGCTGATAGTCGGTGTAGATGATAGTGGTCCCAAGCTATTCGTTGCAGAGCCGAGCGGCCAGTACATGAGCTATAAGGCTCATGGTCTTGGCCAGGGTGGTGGCCAGGCTATAGAGATCCTGCAGCGCGAGTACAGGGACGACATAGATGTTGAGGGCGCAATACTCCTGGGCATAAGGGCTGTAGCATCTGTAATGGAGGGTAAGCCTACGCCGGAAACCCTAGAGGTTGGTGTAGCGGATACTAGGACTGGGAGGTTTAGGAAACTGACTAAAGAGGAGCTATTAAAGTATATAGAAAAGCTTGGTGCCTAGAGAATGCCGCGGAAGGGCAGGGGCGAGCACGAGCCTGTAGTTGCGAGGCTTGAGGTTGCAGGTAAGCGTTTCGAGGTTCTCGTAAACCCGGACCTTGCTTTTGAGTATAAGCAAGGGAAGCAGGTTAGCCTTGAGGACATGGTTATTAGCGACGCTGTCTACACTGATCTGCGTCGAGGCTTGAGAGCATCACCTGAACTCCTACGCAAGGTTTTCGGCACTGATGACGTGGTAAAGATTGCGGCTGAGATTGTACGTCGTGGAGAACTACAGCTCACTGCCGAGCAGAGGAGGAGGCTGATAGAGGCAAAGAAGAAACAGATTATAAGCTACATAGCCCGCAACGCCATAGACCCGAAGACCAAGCTTCCAATTCCACCCGCTAGGATAGAGGCTGCTATGGAACAGGCGGGCGTAGGTGTAGACCCGTTTAAGAGTGTAGAGGAGCAAGCCCAGCTCATAGTCAAGGCTATAAGCAGGATTATCCCGATAAAGATTGCTAAGGCGCTTCTAAGAATAGTTGTGCCGCCCGAGTACTCGCCGAGAGTTGCTGGTGCACTGCAGAAGCTGGGGGAGGTAAAGCATATGGACTGGAGGACTGATGGGAGCCTCGTAGCGGAGCTGGAGATACCCGCGGGGCTTCAGCAGGAGGTTATAGACAAGCTTAACAAGCTCACGCAAGGCAATGTGGATGTTAAGATTGTGAGCGTGGTGTAGCAGGGCCTTGGCCAGGATATATGTGCAGAATAGGAGCATAGTTGTGCCGGGGGATCTCCTGGCTGAGGGCGAGGATGTGGTAGTGGAGTCCATCTTTGTTGAGCGTGTAGGTCTAAAGTACTACGCTACTATAACTGGGCTTGCCAATGTACAGCAGGAGGATGGCAAGTTCAAGGTATCCATTATACCACTCGAGGGAGCCTACATACCCCGCCCAGGCGACATAGTTATAGGGCTTGTAAGGGATATAGGGCTCACTCATTGGGAGGTAGACATCGCCTCGCCCTACAAGGGCATACTCACTGTGCAGGAGGTACTAGATCGCCCCTTTAACCCCGCAACCGATAGCCTGAAGAAGTACCTCGATGTAGGCGACTACATTGTCGCCAAGATAGTAGCTTTTGACCGCGCAAGGGATCCATTACTAACAATCAAGGGTAAGGGGCTCGGCCGCATAGTCGAGGGCTCCATTGTCGAGATTAAGCCCAGCCGTGTACCCAGGGTTATAGGTAAGAAGGGCTCAATGGTGAACATGATTATGCAGGAGACTGGCTGCGAGGTACTCGTGGGCCAGAATGGGAGGATACTAGTTAAATGCCCTAATCGGGAGCTTGAAGAGATAGTAGTACTCTCAATAAAGAAGATTGAAGCCGAGGCTCATACAACGGGGCTCACTGAAAGGGTTAGGGAGTTCATTAGGAGGGAGAGGAGTAGGAGAGGTGTATAACCCATGGCTGGCGGTGCCGGTGAGAAACCCACCCTTATAAGGTGGGAGGAGCGGGACGGCCAGAAAGTAGCTATCCGCCATGATGGTAGGCTGCCGGAGCAGCTCCGCCCCATAAGGATGGAGGTTGGTGTCCTCAGCAATGCTGATGGCTCGGCGCTAGTAGAGTACGGAGGCACCAGGGTTATAGCAGCCGTCTATGGGCCTCGTGAAGCTCATCCCAGACATGTAGCGCTGCCAGACCGTGCCATCATAAGGTGCCGCTACCACATGGCCCCGTTCTCGACGGCTGAAAGGAAGACGCCAGCACCGACAAGGCGCGAGGTTGAACTATCAAAGGTTATTCGTGAGGCGTTGGAGGCTGTTGTTATCTCCGAGCTATATCCTCGCACAGCCATCGATGTCTACATGGAGGTGTTGCAGTCCGATGGCGGCACGAGGACTGCTGCGATAACAGCTGCAAGCCTAGCGCTAGCTGATGCAGGTATAGCTATGAGGGATCTCGTTGCTGGTGTTGCAGTGGGGAAAGTTGATGGAGTCCTGGTACTCGATATAGACGAAATCGAGGATAACTATGCAGAGGCAGACATGCCGGTAGCAATGGCGCCGAGCCTGGATAAGGTTCTACTCCTACAGCTTAACGGTGTTCTAACCCATGACGAGTTTGTAAAGGCGCTAGAGCTTGCCCGGAAGGGTATACAAGTGATCTACAACCTCCAGAAGGAGGCTCTCCGCAAGAAGTATGTCGAGGTAAGTGTTGAGGAGGGTGCATAAGCCATGAGTATCACGCCCTCATTCCAACCAGTTATTCCCAAGCTCAAGAAGCATACTATGGAGACGCTGCTCTCGCGCGGCGTTAGGCTTGACGGTAGGAAGCTGGACGAGACAAGGCCGGTAGAGATAACGCCGGGCTACATTGATAGGGCTGAGGGCTCGGCACTAGTCAAGCTCGGCCAGACAGTTGTATTAGCGGGAGTTAAGACTGATATCGTTGCCCCGTTCCCCGATACGCCTAATGAGGCTGTGCTAGTAGTTCACGCCGAGTTCGTGCCGCTGGCATCGCCAACCTTTGAGCCAGGCCCACCAGACGAGAACGCTATTGAGCTTGCAAGAGTTATTGATAGAAGTCTACGAGAAATCAAGGCTGTTGCGCTGGATAAGCTTGTATTGGAGCCGGGTAAGCATGTGTGGAGGCTCTATGTGGATCTCTACATACTAAACCATGACGGCAACCTATTTGATGCCTCTATGCTGGCAGCAATGGCTGCACTCATGACTACACGGCTGCCAGCAGCAGTTAAGACCGAGGACGGCTACACTGTGGATAGGTCGAAGTTTACAGGCTTGGTGCCAGTGAACCATAAGGTTGTAACGGTAACGATAGCAAAGCTGAGTAATAGGCTCATAGTTGACCCGACCTATGAGGAGGAGCAGGTAGCCGATACAAGGCTCGTAGTAGCGGTTAGCGACGATGGCAGGATTGCGGGTATACAGAAGACAGGTATGGGTGACCTCACCTACAAGGAAGTACTCACTGCGGTAGCTATAGCGCTAAACAAGGCTCAAGTCTACCTCAAAGCTCTTGAGGAGAAGGTTGTTCCCTACCGTGCAGAGCTCGAGAAGAAGCTAGCTGAGCAGGCTGCTGGGGCTACTCCTGCAGCAGCGGTACCGGCACCTGCTAGGGAGCATGAAGAAGTTGTAGAGCAGGCTGAGTCCGCTGGCGAGGAGACCGTTGAACAGAGCTACGAGGAGGAGCGGGACTAGACCTTCAAGGCTTATAAGTTGGCTCTCCTAGAGCCGTGGCGGGGGAACAGCGTTGGCCAGGCGGACGCGCGTCGTAGGCATTGCTGGCAGGTTCGGGCCGCGCTACGGTTCGACCCTTAGGAAGCGCTGGAAAGAGGTTATGGAGCGCCGCTATGCAGACCACGAGTGTCCATTCTGCGGGGTTAAGGGCCACGTCAAGAGGATAAGCGTAGGCATATGGACATGCACAAAGTGCGGAGCCGTATGGGCTGGTGCAGCCTACGTACCCAGAAGCGGGCTCAACAAGCACTTCCCGAGAGTAGTCATACGCGAAGACTAGCCCCAAGCCCGACTTCTTTCCATGTAGAAAGCTCTACCCCTACCTGGTCTTACAGTGATATCGGCAGCTGAGCGGGGACTTCTGGACTGATGGGCTATGGTGCTGGAAAAGCGTGTAACCAGCTATAGGATCCTGGTGACCACCTCTCACCGTCCAACCCAGCGTATAAGGAGCTTTGTCAAGGACTTGGCATCGGTCCTGCCAAACGCGGTTAAAATCAATCGTGGTAAGGCCACTATGCGCGATCTATACTACGAGGCAGCCAGTATTGGTGCAAACCGCGTCGTCATAGTTGCTGGATGGAAGGGTAATCCAGGCTCTATAAACGTCTACGAGCCTGTAGAGCCACCAGACATGGAGCTTAAGCTTATTGCTAGGCTTTTACTTAGAGGCGTTAGATTGTCGAGGGAGACTCCTGGAGCACAACGCTCATATGGAACTTCGAGCCTTGGCGTCTATGTTGAATCAGGCTCCCAGGAGCTAGCAGTACTTGCTGACACACTGATACGCGCGTTTAACGCGAAGCTTATACTCGACCTTGAGAGAGCACATCGTGTCGTGGATGTTGTAGCTGTCATCTCGCCTGGCAGGGATGACTACGTGGCTGAGATAAGGTTCCTATGTACTGGTTCTGGGCGGCAGTGTGGCCCCCTACTGAGGCTCGCGGGGGTAGCGGATAATGTATCGGGTTACAGGCTGCATAGAGCTAGAGCTGCCGGAGGAGAAGGCGCTGCAGGCAGTAGCTAGGGCTTTAGATGTCGAGGCTAGGAACCCGCCAGACCCGCGGAGAGGCCGTGTAGAGGTACGTGTTGAGCCTGGCAAACTAGTAGTCTGTTTCGAGGCACGTGACCTAGCTGCAGCACGTACATTGGCAAACACTTATCTCAGCCTAGCAGCGACAACAGTCGAGGTGGTTGCGGCTACAGGTGGGTAGGGCCTTGGCGCAGCGTCTACCCCCCGAGTTGGAGAACAAGCTTGTCCGGCTACAGACGCTACAAGCACAGTACAATAAGATACTGCAGGAGAGGGCTACGGTGGAGAGCGAGATAGCCGAAACACAGCGCGCAATAAAGCTCATCGAGGAGGCTGGTGAAAACGCACCAGTATATCGGATGGAGGCAAACGTAATGGTAAGGGTTGACCGGGCTAAGCTGCTCCAGGAGCTCAAGGACCGCCTCGAAATACTGGAGCTGAGGCTGCAGAGGCTTAAGAAGCAGGAGGAGGAGATTAGGAAACAGTTAGACACGTTAGCCAAGGAGATAAGGGAGCTACAGACGAAGCTAGCCCTAGGCAAGCAGGCAGGCGCAGGAGCGAGCTAGTATCTCCCCACGAGTTCCTAGGAGGATGGGTGAGCAGACAGTACGTGTTTTTTAGCTGAGAATACCCCTTAAACCCGGGCTCTGTGTCTCCCGTTCCGTTATGTGTAGGGGCCAGTCGTTGCCGAGGGTTATAGACGTCGGGCTTGGCAAGAAGCCGCTGAGCCTCGAGGAGCTAGAGGAGATACTTGGAGAGGTTGAAAGGATGCTTAGCAGGGAGCTTGAGGAGAGGCTTGGCAGGAGGCTGGAAGAGCTAGATATAGTTGTTGAGGGTGTGCTTTCGCCGGACGGTAGAAACCTCCAAATACTAATTGATGTGAGGGCTACTGGTAGGCTAATAGCGCCCCTATCCTATGACGAGGTGGTGGCTGAGGCTATTGACGCTGCAGCAAAGTGGCTCGAGCGCAGGCTACGTTCCAGACTGGCTAAGGGAGAAGGCGGAGGAGCTGCTAGAGCTAGCTGAGGATGCTGGCACACCTATAGTGGTTACCGGCCACAAAAACGCCGACCCTGATGCCCTCGCCGCAGCCTACGTTATCCGCAACATTCTCCGCTCCCGTGGGCTTGACGCGAGGCTCGTACTGCCTGAGGGTCTTAGCCAACCGAGTAAAAGGGTTGCCCGCGAGATACTCGGTGTAGAGCCTGCAGATGTGGAGGATGAGCCCCCGGAAGAGTCTGCGCTAGCAGTAGTTGTTGACACGGCTTCGCCGGAGCAGCTTGGCAGGCTTGCAGAGTTTGTGCTACAGGTAGACTTCGTAGTGATAGACCATCATGAGAGTAATAGGCTGGCGGAGAAGGCTGCCTTAGCCATAGTTGATACATCTGCTAAGGCTAACGCCGAGATAGTATACATGATGGCTCGCCACATCTACGGAGTGAATCTCTCAAGACAGGAACTCGAAGTCCTATTGTCAGGCATAGTCTATGATACAAGGCACTTTGTCCTCTCTACAGCGCGTACACTGAGAATAGCAGCTGAACTCATGGAGGCTGGTGCCAGTCTTGAGAGGGTGCTGCGTGCCCTCCAGTCGCCGCCGATGGAGATTGCCGAGAGGATAGCTAGGATAAAAGCTGCCAAGAGAATGCATGCGCTACGTGCTGGCGACTACATAGTGGCTGTTACAAATGTTGGAGCCTACGAGTCAAGTGTAGCCAGGGCGCTGCTCGACCTGGGTGCAGACATGGCGCTCATAGTTTCCGAGCATGGTGATGAGGTGCGAGTCATTGGGAGGGCTCGCAAGAGCATCGTGGAGAAGCTAGATGTACACTTGGGTCGAGACATAATGGAGCCGCTAGGCTCAATGTTCGGGGGAGGCGGTGGAGGACACGCGCAAGCAGCAGGGGCAACTGTTAGAGCTGATCTTGAGAGAGTATACGCCGCCCTATTAGAACTCCTAGAAAAGCTCCTAAAGAGTAAAGGGCTGGAACCACAAGCTCTAGCCTAGAGGGGGTGTGTGGCCTGGTGGTTTCCGATCTCTCCGAGCTAGAGACCATGGTTAGATTGCTCCGGCTCCCATATCGCCGCATGGGGGACAGTGTAGTCGCGAGCTTCTCCGACGAAAAATACGGTGAGATAGGCCTCGTATACACTCTCGACCGGGATACGGGAAGCCTCCGCGTCGCGGCCCCCTTGGACGTGGAGCCTACGAGTGAGGGGTTGCGCGTAATCCTTGAGGAGAACTTCACAAGCACCACATACAAGTATGCCCTAGACTACGAGGGCTTCATAACTGTGGTGTACGATGTTCAAGCTGACTGTGTAAGGGATGTTCGGAAGCTTAGAGAAATAACGCTCTATGTTGTTGAGGGTGCTAAGAGGATCCTGGAGAGGAGTAGGCCGGAGAAGGTGGAGGGAGGTTAGCCCTTCTTCATACCTATCATCGCGCGTTTCGGCCTCAGATTCTTGCTCTTACAGCGCCTACACTTCTTTGCACCTGGCGGGTTTAGCGCTCCACACTTTCTACAGACAAGCTTGTTTAGTACACGTTGGTACACAATTCTCATTGTTTCTGGGTCGCGCGCTGCAACCATGGCTTACCCCCCGGCTCCCCTCTCCACGGGGCCTCTTATAAGGTGCTCTCCGTGGCTTCTTTCTGGAACAACCCTCGAGCCTATAGCTGCAGCTGTGGCTGCTGCGAGGAATGCTGCTACTGCTAGTGCGTTGTAGGTGCTTGTTTCACCTCTGAGCCTTGCGGCTGACAGAAGTACAATGCCGGCAATGCTGTAGGCTGATGATACGGCGGCGGAGCCCATGGCTTCTCCTACGAGTCTTGCGGCATACTTGTAGATGGCTACGTCGAAGAGAGGGTAAAGTGGAAGCAGCCAGACGGCCATGAAGATTGGGCCGTGGGTTGATGCTAGTAGCGGGATGTAGCCGGCATATAATATGAGCACTAGTGGGAGCACACGAGCCTCCCCAATGCGGTCTACGAGGCTGCCAGCGTAGGGCCTAACAGCGGCACCTATGAAGCCGCTCAGAGCTATGCCCAAGGCGTAGCCCAGTCTTTCCATCTCCACGCTGAGCTTAGCCATGTATATTGTGCCCACTATCTCGGTGCCCACAAAGGCCAGGCTAGCTGGTATAATGGCGACAGCAAAGTATCTCAGTCTCGTCAGTCCTTTGCCTCCCTTCCTGCTAGGCCTAGCCTGCGGCATCAAACCTAGCACTAGGTATATCGCGGCTACAATAATGCCTGAAACCACTAGCACCACGTCTGCGCCGACGTAGGCGGCGAGTATCGGTGCAGCTGCGCCGCCCAAGCTCCAACCAATTGTGCCTCCAGCAAGCACTATGCCGAGAGAGCGGGCGCTAAGCCCCGACACGGTGAGGGCGTAGCCCAGAATCTGTGGCCCGGCGAGGCTCCAGGAGAAGCTAGCTATGAGGGCAGCAAGCCAGAGCAGTTCGGGTCTGTGGAGCCAGATACCGGTTAGCGAGAGGAACAATCCCTCAGCAATGCCTAGGAGGAAGATAGGCCTATACCCAAGTCTTTCAGCAAGTATGGCGCCCAGAACACCCGCTATCGTAGGTATAGTCTCGGCAGCAGCAAGCATGACAAGGTACTCGCTACTCCCGCTATAAACCATCCTGGTCAGGGCGAAGTATGCACTCCACCCAGCAACGTGCAGCAGCTGTAGCCCCGCTAGCAGCAGCTCTAGTCTCATCAAGGGGCAGCACCCAGCCACTGATAACACGGCAGGTATACAAGGTGATACAATACGGATAATATTCGTGGGCTTAGGGTTAGGGGGAGTGTGTAGCTATTGGCGTGGGAGCCTCCCGTACCACGTGAACCCACAGCCGAGCCTCCAGTACCACACTTGGCTGAGGAGGAAGAGGAGCTAGAGTTTACCCCGGCGATACGTAGCCTCCTAGAGAAGAGCAGAGACATCGCGGAGGAGATAATAAAGAGGCTAATGGAGTTTCGCGAGCCTAGTGGAGGGAGCGGTGAGAGGCTCTGGGAGAAAATAGAGTCGGTTGTTATACGCGGCCAGCTAGGCTATGAGGAGCCCCTACCAGGCCTAGCAATAGATTCGACATTCCCCATCGACGGTGGCATGGAGCTTATTGGGGGTAGGCTGGTTGCAATAGTAGCAGGCTACGTTAGCTTTGGCAGGCTCCAGGGCAGAATACTGCCGCGGCAATCCTTTGCAAGTGTAAGGCTTGTAGATACTGAGGAGGCATTGAAAACTATCCCCTACCACGCTAAGCTCTACGAGAAGAAGCTGGCCATGAAGCTACTAAAGGCCATTGAGAACGGTGACGCGGATGCGAAGATAATACTGTTCGACGGCGAGCTTGTACCATACGCACTCCTCTTTAAGAGTCCCGAGTCAATAGGGAAGAGCCGCATATTATCAAGGCTATCGACTATAATGCAGAAGCTGCTGGAGAAGGCTAGGGAGCACCGCATAACCCTTGTAGGCGTTGTCAAGAGGAGCTACTCTAAGCTACTAGCAGTCTATACTGGGCGTAGGCTACCATTAAACGATAAGGCTGTTATGAGCCTAGTCCTAGACTACGGCGAATACGCTGTCGTGGGCAGGTTTGGCGACATCCTACCCAGGTACGCTGAGATAATTGCCCGCGAGAAGGGGGTAGACCCGAAGAAGTATAGGAGCATAGTGTCTGTAAACCTTAGCAACTGCCCCGACTGCAGCAACATAGTCGTAGCCTTCTACAAGCCCCACACCAGGACACCTAGCCACCAAGCCGTAAGAGTCGAGGTGCTAGACTTTGGAGGTTATGGGTTAGAGAGGATACTTTCAATGCTGAACAAGCTTACAAACCCCGGGACAGGGCTGCCATACCCTATAGACCTTGTAGACGAGTACATTAGGCTAGAAGCTAGGGTTCTCGAGCTGGTGAGAAGGAAGGTTATAGGCCATATAGCTCAGGTGCTTGATGTGGTTGGTCCGGGAGCGGTAATGCTGCTAGGCCATACTAACCCGGAGAAAAGATACATCTACGAGCCGAGGCGCAGGTTTACAGTAGGCTAAATCTGTACCTCGTCAACTCGTAGCAGCATTGGGCGCCGCAGCGGATTCATGAGGCCGGCCACGTAGAACTCTCTCCTACCCAGCATTGCAAGGCTAGCCTCCGTAACCTTGCCAAGATCCAGGTAGCCTGCTAGCTCCTGCAGGTCGCCCGTAGCCTGGAGCTTCGAGAAGAATACCGTGCCGAGATTGCTCCGGATACTCGTCTTGATATCTCTCGTTATTCTCTGGCTAGCAACGATTATGAAGAACCTCCACTTCCTCCCCTCCCTCGCTATGGTCTCCAACGCGTAGCTGGAAGCTCCACAGTGTTCGCACGCGTAGTTCTGAGCCTCATCCACGACCAGGCCGAGGTTTATCGGCTCCCGCCGCTCAGAGATGATCTCCCACACTGCAGATGCTATTGAGGCTAGTATGCCCCTCTTAACCTCAATATCCCTCTCATCACTTGCATCGAGGACCACCGCGCCAGACGACAACGCCTTCTCAACGATATCCCGAGGCTCATAACCCCTCGTCTTGAGACTGTCGAAGAGCTCTGGCGGCAAGGAGAACCGGGCTAGTAGCCTTAGCTTGGCTAGCGTTGGCGTCTTGAGGTTAAAGGCTTGGCCTACAACACCGAGTATGCCTAGGAACTCGTCGAACCCGCTAGCATTGCTGCCAGCTTGGCTGCTAGGCTGTGTTAGTCTTTTCTGCCGGTATACTGACCCGGTTGTGAGCTGCTGACACTCTGACGC
This DNA window, taken from Hyperthermus butylicus DSM 5456, encodes the following:
- a CDS encoding DNA double-strand break repair nuclease NurA; protein product: MAWEPPVPREPTAEPPVPHLAEEEEELEFTPAIRSLLEKSRDIAEEIIKRLMEFREPSGGSGERLWEKIESVVIRGQLGYEEPLPGLAIDSTFPIDGGMELIGGRLVAIVAGYVSFGRLQGRILPRQSFASVRLVDTEEALKTIPYHAKLYEKKLAMKLLKAIENGDADAKIILFDGELVPYALLFKSPESIGKSRILSRLSTIMQKLLEKAREHRITLVGVVKRSYSKLLAVYTGRRLPLNDKAVMSLVLDYGEYAVVGRFGDILPRYAEIIAREKGVDPKKYRSIVSVNLSNCPDCSNIVVAFYKPHTRTPSHQAVRVEVLDFGGYGLERILSMLNKLTNPGTGLPYPIDLVDEYIRLEARVLELVRRKVIGHIAQVLDVVGPGAVMLLGHTNPEKRYIYEPRRRFTVG
- a CDS encoding MFS transporter encodes the protein MRLELLLAGLQLLHVAGWSAYFALTRMVYSGSSEYLVMLAAAETIPTIAGVLGAILAERLGYRPIFLLGIAEGLFLSLTGIWLHRPELLWLAALIASFSWSLAGPQILGYALTVSGLSARSLGIVLAGGTIGWSLGGAAAPILAAYVGADVVLVVSGIIVAAIYLVLGLMPQARPSRKGGKGLTRLRYFAVAIIPASLAFVGTEIVGTIYMAKLSVEMERLGYALGIALSGFIGAAVRPYAGSLVDRIGEARVLPLVLILYAGYIPLLASTHGPIFMAVWLLPLYPLFDVAIYKYAARLVGEAMGSAAVSSAYSIAGIVLLSAARLRGETSTYNALAVAAFLAAATAAAIGSRVVPERSHGEHLIRGPVERGAGG